From a region of the Sorex araneus isolate mSorAra2 chromosome 10, mSorAra2.pri, whole genome shotgun sequence genome:
- the CCDC59 gene encoding thyroid transcription factor 1-associated protein 26, producing the protein MTRFAGVCRGGRAMAPARPGARASAGSQGPRGPELSAGLRTKDGKRRAWRPHPAQSFAGSVREGQGFAFRRKLKIQKNYRKLIRKGKKVQTSQESQFTDRYPDHLKHLYLAEEERLRKERQLRKAGRPSSEGQASQALPEEQDSSEQASSEEHYSIDQPQKAEEPEEQLNERVSPITFPKRKQKKTSNQKAQEEYERIQALRAAKKQEFERRKQEKEAAQRLYKKKKMEVFKILSKKTKKGQPNLNLQMEYLLKKIQEKN; encoded by the exons ATGACGCGTTTCGCCGGCGTCTGCCGCGGGGGTCGGGCCATGGCGCCGGCGAGACCCGGAGCGCGCGCGAGCGCCGGGAGCCAGGGCCCACGTGGACCAGAACTCTCCGCTGGACTCAGGACTAAGGATGGGAAGCGGAGGGCGTGGCGGCCCCACCCCGCGCAGAGCTTTGCCGGCAGCGTTCGCGAGG GACAGGGATTTGCATTTCGAAGAAAACTGAAGATTCAGAAAAACTACAGGAAATTAATCCGGAAAGGAAAGAAGGTGCAGACTTCACAGGAATCCCAGTTCACAGACAGATACCCAGATCACCTGAAACATCTCTACTTAGCAGAAGAGGAAAGACTTAGAAAAGAAAGGCAACTTAGAAAAGCTGGCCGACCTTCCTCAGAAGGACAAGCCAGTCAGGCTTTGCCTGAAGAACAGGATAGCAGTGAGCAGGCTTCGTCTGAAGAGCATTATAGCATTGATCAGCCTCAGAAGGCTGAAGAACCTGAAGAACAACTTAATGAAAGAGTTAG ccctATTACTTTtccaaagagaaagcaaaagaaaacatcaaatcaAAAGGCACAGGAAGAGTATGAACGGATCCAAGCTCTGCGTGCTGCTAAGAAACAA GAATTTgagagaagaaaacaagagaaagaagcAGCTCAGAGGCTttacaagaagaagaaaatggaagtgTTCAAAATATTGAGCAAAAAGACTAAAAAAGGCCAACCAAACTTGAATTTACAAATGGAATAccttcttaaaaaaatacaagaaaaaaattaa